The sequence CGCCTTTGAGGGCAAAAGGGTCCGGGGCAAGGTTCATGATTTGAGCTTGAAAGGGCTCGCGTGTTCCACGGAGGAGTGGATTCTTCCCGGCAAAGAGTGCGAGGTCACGCTGGAGCTTGAATCGGGGCTGCGCATGCATATGCACGGGCGGATCATCCGCGCCGGGCAGGACGGCGCCATCGATTTCATTCGTATG is a genomic window of Desulfomicrobium baculatum DSM 4028 containing:
- a CDS encoding PilZ domain-containing protein; its protein translation is MSEERRKRSRVSLEFPLTIAFEGKRVRGKVHDLSLKGLACSTEEWILPGKECEVTLELESGLRMHMHGRIIRAGQDGAIDFIRMDEASFAHLRNLVRLYAEDADLVDEELRHPAFTPEEEPFPE